From Triticum urartu cultivar G1812 chromosome 2, Tu2.1, whole genome shotgun sequence, a single genomic window includes:
- the LOC125541491 gene encoding UDP-glycosyltransferase 91C1-like — MWVEHSVRGKNKFCRTYSSSPCHQSFRACCAAMEEAAAGAGAGAALEVVVFPWLAFGHMLSFLELSKRLAARGHAVAFLSTPRNLARLPPVPPHLSPRLRFVSLPLPRVDGLPEGAESTADVPPDKIELLKKAMDGLAAPLAAFLADAVAAGRRPDWIVHDFCHHWVPPIAGGHGVPCAVFIIVYATFMAFLGPRSANAEHPRAATEDFAVAPRWIPFPSTIAYRRRSEAEWIAAAFRANASGVSDMDRVWRLFERCRLAIYRSCDEVEPGMFALLADLFQQPVVPAGILLPAVIADGDGERPETLRWLDNQPAKSVIYVALGSEAPLTPGILHELALGLELAGVRFLWALRRPSGMFSAAIDAVTDDDLLPAGFEERTRGRGLVHTGWVPQVAALAHGATGAFLTHCGWGSTIESFASGHPLVMLPFVLDQPLVARDMAERGIGVEVARDEGDGSFDRDGVAAAVRRVTVDEEGKALASNAMKLREVLMDQGRQEKYIDDLVEHLRRYRGCC, encoded by the coding sequence ATGTGGGTGGAGCATTCAGTACGGGGCAAAAATAAATTCTGCAGAACATATTCGTCATCACCCTGCCACCAAAGCTTTCGCGCCTGCTGTGCTGCGATGGAAGAAGCAGcagccggcgccggcgccggcgccgcgcTGGAGGTGGTGGTGTTCCCATGGCTGGCGTTCGGGCACATGCTCTCGTTCCTCGAGCTGTCCAAGCGCCTGGCGGCTCGTGGCCACGCCGTCGCCTTCCTCTCCACGCCACGGAACCTCGCCAGGCTCCCGCCGGTGCCGCCGCACCTCTCGCCTCGCCTCCGCTTCGTGTCGCTGCCGCTGCCGCGCGTCGACGGGCTGCCGGAAGGCGCCGAGTCCACGGCCGACGTGCCGCCCGACAAGATCGAGCTCCTCAAGAAGGCCATGGACGGGCTCGCGGCCCCGCTCGCCGCGTTCCTGGCCGACGCCGTCGCTGCTGGCAGGAGGCCCGACTGGATCGTCCATGACTTCTGCCACCACTGGGTCCCGCCCATCGCCGGCGGGCACGGTGTGCCGTGCGCCGTGTTCATCATCGTCTACGCCACCTTCATGGCCTTCCTGGGGCCGCGGTCGGCGAACGCCGAGCACCCGCGCGCGGCGACAGAGGACTTCGCCGTCGCGCCCAGGTGGATCCCGTTCCCGTCCACGATCGCGTACCGACGCCGCAGCGAGGCCGAGTGGATCGCCGCCGCCTTCCGCGCCAACGCGTCCGGCGTGTCCGACATGGACCGCGTGTGGCGGCTCTTCGAGCGCTGCCGCCTGGCCATCTACCGGAGCTGCGACGAGGTCGAGCCCGGGATGTTCGCCCTCCTAGCCGACCTCTTCCAGCAGCCCGTCGTCCCCGCCGGGATCCTGCTTCCTGCCGTGATCGCTGATGGCGACGGAGAGCGTCCTGAGACCCTGCGCTGGCTCGACAACCAGCCCGCCAAGTCAGTCATCTACGTCGCGCTGGGGAGCGAGGCGCCGCTGACTCCAGGGATCCTGCACGAGCTCGCGCTCGGGCTGGAGCTCGCCGGGGTGCGCTTCCTGTGGGCTCTACGCAGGCCGTCCGGGATGTTCAGCGCCGCCATCGACGCCGTCACGGACGACGATCTCCTGCCCGCCGGGTTCGAGGAGCGGACGCGGGGGCGAGGGCTGGTGCACACCGGGTGGGTGCCGCAGGTGGCGGCGCTCGCGCACGGCGCGACGGGCGCGTTCCTGACGCACTGCGGGTGGGGCTCCACCATCGAGAGCTTCGCGTCCGGGCACCCGCTGGTGATGCTCCCGTTCGTCCTGGACCAGCCCCTCGTGGCGCGCGACATGGCGGAGAGGGGGATCGGCGTGGAGGTGGCGAGGGACGAGGGCGACGGCTCGTTCGACAGGGacggcgtggcggcggcggtgcggcgcgTCACGGTGGACGAGGAAGGGAAGGCGCTCGCCAGCAACGCCATGAAGCTGCGAGAGGTTCTCATGGATCAGGGGCGGCAGGAGAAGTACATTGACGATCTTGTGGAGCACCTGAGGCGCTACAGAGGCTGCTGCTAG